Proteins encoded in a region of the Veillonella parvula genome:
- a CDS encoding MBL fold metallo-hydrolase, producing the protein MSEQQLVLMRMPLGPLGTNCYVIGDKAIGEAFIIDPATAEVLDALKKHDLKPKAVVLTHGHGDHIGGIQEIVNTYHVPVYIHKGDVPYLSDPELNLSAYSNPTPIKIKAEIIEVKQGDHITCGDIDLEVLETPGHTPGGVCYYMEGLVFVGDTLFRDSVGRTDFPNGSYETLISSIKTQLYTLPDNTMVYPGHGPETNIGYEKQYNPFVGQ; encoded by the coding sequence ATGAGCGAACAACAATTAGTACTTATGCGCATGCCTTTAGGTCCATTAGGAACAAATTGCTATGTTATCGGTGATAAAGCGATAGGTGAAGCTTTCATTATCGATCCTGCAACAGCTGAAGTACTAGATGCGCTAAAAAAACATGACTTAAAGCCGAAGGCGGTTGTACTGACACATGGTCATGGAGATCATATTGGTGGCATTCAAGAGATTGTGAACACCTATCATGTGCCTGTATATATTCATAAAGGCGATGTACCGTATTTATCTGATCCTGAGCTTAATCTCAGTGCTTATAGCAATCCAACGCCAATTAAGATAAAAGCGGAAATTATCGAGGTTAAACAAGGTGATCACATTACATGTGGTGATATTGATCTTGAGGTGCTTGAAACACCAGGTCATACGCCGGGTGGTGTGTGTTATTACATGGAAGGTCTTGTGTTTGTAGGGGATACTTTATTTAGAGATTCCGTAGGCCGTACAGATTTTCCAAATGGCTCTTATGAGACTCTGATATCATCTATTAAGACTCAGCTTTATACATTGCCTGATAATACAATGGTTTATCCTGGTCATGGACCGGAAACAAATATAGGGTATGAAAAACAATACAACCCATTCGTTGGTCAGTAG
- a CDS encoding Fur family transcriptional regulator → MNTTLEKLKERIKDKKYKLTTQRQTILQAFIDAEENHLSAEDVYVLVKEVAPDIGLATIYRTLDLFTELDLLKRLDFGDGRNRYELNDEEFAHFHHHLICVKCGKVSEFEDDMLETLESIIAKKLNFRTIDHQLKVYGYCSDCQNHMTEAELEKLERMSHHG, encoded by the coding sequence ATGAACACAACATTAGAAAAATTAAAAGAACGCATTAAAGACAAAAAGTACAAATTGACCACACAACGTCAAACAATCTTGCAAGCATTTATCGATGCTGAAGAAAATCATTTGAGTGCTGAAGATGTATATGTTCTTGTAAAAGAGGTGGCACCTGATATCGGGTTAGCAACAATTTACAGAACTCTTGATCTCTTCACAGAACTTGATTTGTTAAAACGTCTTGATTTTGGTGATGGCCGTAATCGTTATGAATTAAATGACGAAGAGTTCGCTCATTTCCATCATCATTTGATTTGCGTAAAATGTGGTAAAGTATCCGAGTTTGAAGATGACATGCTTGAAACATTGGAGTCTATCATCGCTAAGAAATTGAACTTCCGTACCATTGATCATCAATTGAAAGTATATGGTTACTGTAGTGATTGTCAAAATCATATGACTGAAGCAGAATTAGAAAAGCTTGAGCGTATGTCCCATCATGGTTAA
- a CDS encoding RelA/SpoT family protein, whose amino-acid sequence MTTVNEEGKALVEQSTFDKSKALAEFMEYIHTYLTDDECDQVLKAFELADKAHEGQFRASGEPYIMHPLAVADILAHLQIDHITLMAALMHDVVEDTSYSKEDLEEMFGSEVAFLVDGVTKLNQFQYETKEDRQMENYRKMILAMAKDVRVVVIKLGDRLHNMRTLKHMRSDKQKRIAKETLEIFAPLAHRLGIFNVKWELEDLSFRYLEPEKYYDLVDQMKQKRQVREDIVNDTMRQLTKALSEAHIKADIKGRPKHFYSIYKKMKKDNRDLSQIYDLLAVRVIVDSIPDCYAVLGIAHSLWKPLPYRFKDYISMPKSNMYQSLHTTVIGTMGQPVEIQIRTWEMHRVSEYGVAAHWRYKEGNKNGDKEFDQKVAWLRQVLEWQDTSNPTELVNALKLDVFSGEVFVFTPKGDVVKLPIGSVPLDFAYRVHTDVGHHCVGAKVNGKIVPLDYTLQNGDIVDIITSKTGRPSLDWLNIVGSSESKSKIRNWFKRENKAENIEKGLDSLEKEAKRLNHNWKELCADNRLQHVTKQLKAGTEEEMFAACGYGGIPVSTVLLRLIELYKKSKEVEESKRSTEQIIEKLKSQGQKKTKNGTGVLVKGEAGVMVRMAKCCNPVPGDDIIGYITRGRGVSIHRCDCPSMGHSPEDLERMIEVSWDGSSGESFHVGIDIQAYDRAGILMEVMAVLSELKITITNINAKVQEDTKNVSINLVVDIRDISQLDFVMTKLRRIREVYTVQRSKGGA is encoded by the coding sequence ATGACAACTGTAAATGAAGAAGGCAAAGCTTTGGTGGAACAAAGTACATTTGATAAAAGTAAAGCCTTAGCCGAGTTTATGGAGTATATCCATACGTATTTAACAGATGATGAGTGTGACCAAGTATTGAAAGCTTTTGAGCTTGCTGATAAGGCTCACGAAGGTCAGTTTAGAGCTTCCGGTGAGCCGTATATCATGCATCCTCTAGCTGTAGCAGATATTTTGGCACATTTACAAATCGACCATATTACACTCATGGCAGCTCTTATGCATGATGTGGTTGAAGATACATCTTATTCGAAGGAAGACCTAGAGGAGATGTTTGGCTCTGAAGTAGCATTCCTTGTTGATGGGGTAACAAAATTAAACCAATTCCAATATGAAACAAAAGAAGATCGCCAAATGGAAAACTATCGAAAGATGATTTTAGCCATGGCGAAGGATGTACGTGTCGTAGTTATTAAATTGGGTGACCGCTTACACAACATGCGCACCTTAAAGCATATGCGTAGTGACAAACAAAAACGTATTGCTAAGGAAACCCTAGAAATCTTTGCACCTTTGGCACATCGTCTCGGTATCTTCAATGTGAAATGGGAGTTGGAAGATTTATCCTTCCGTTATTTAGAGCCGGAAAAATACTATGATCTAGTAGATCAAATGAAACAAAAACGCCAAGTTCGGGAAGACATCGTTAATGATACGATGAGGCAACTTACAAAGGCCTTAAGCGAAGCCCATATCAAGGCGGATATCAAAGGTCGTCCAAAACATTTCTACAGTATTTATAAGAAGATGAAAAAGGACAATCGTGATTTATCCCAAATTTATGATTTGCTTGCCGTTCGTGTAATCGTTGATAGCATCCCTGATTGTTATGCAGTACTTGGCATTGCACATAGCTTGTGGAAACCATTGCCATATCGCTTCAAAGATTATATTTCTATGCCAAAGTCTAATATGTATCAATCTTTACATACTACAGTTATCGGCACGATGGGGCAGCCTGTAGAGATTCAAATTCGTACATGGGAGATGCATCGTGTATCTGAATACGGTGTGGCTGCTCACTGGCGATATAAAGAAGGAAATAAAAACGGCGATAAAGAATTCGATCAAAAGGTTGCATGGCTGCGCCAAGTTCTTGAATGGCAAGATACGAGTAATCCAACGGAACTTGTTAACGCTTTAAAATTAGACGTTTTCTCTGGCGAAGTATTTGTATTTACGCCAAAGGGTGACGTTGTTAAGTTGCCAATAGGCTCTGTACCGCTCGACTTTGCCTATCGAGTTCATACCGATGTAGGTCATCATTGTGTAGGCGCTAAGGTAAACGGCAAAATTGTACCGCTGGATTATACCTTGCAAAATGGTGATATTGTTGATATTATCACATCCAAAACAGGTCGTCCTAGCCTCGACTGGTTGAATATCGTAGGTTCTTCTGAAAGCAAGAGCAAAATTCGCAATTGGTTCAAGCGCGAAAATAAAGCTGAAAATATTGAAAAAGGTTTAGACTCTCTTGAAAAAGAAGCGAAACGATTGAATCATAATTGGAAAGAATTATGTGCAGACAACCGTTTACAACATGTAACGAAACAACTTAAAGCCGGTACAGAAGAGGAAATGTTTGCAGCCTGTGGCTATGGCGGCATTCCTGTAAGCACTGTTCTTTTGCGTTTAATTGAACTTTATAAAAAGTCTAAAGAGGTAGAGGAATCTAAGCGCAGCACAGAGCAAATTATCGAGAAATTAAAATCTCAAGGACAAAAGAAAACTAAAAATGGAACTGGTGTTCTCGTAAAAGGTGAAGCTGGTGTGATGGTGCGTATGGCAAAATGCTGTAATCCTGTACCTGGTGATGATATTATAGGTTACATAACCCGTGGTCGTGGCGTTTCTATTCATCGCTGTGATTGCCCTAGCATGGGCCATTCTCCTGAAGACTTAGAGCGGATGATAGAAGTCTCTTGGGACGGTTCTTCTGGCGAATCTTTCCACGTAGGCATTGATATTCAAGCTTATGATCGAGCTGGTATTCTCATGGAAGTTATGGCGGTGCTTTCAGAATTGAAAATCACCATTACTAACATCAATGCTAAGGTTCAAGAGGATACAAAAAATGTAAGCATCAATTTGGTGGTTGATATCCGCGATATTTCACAACTAGATTTCGTAATGACTAAATTGCGTCGTATTCGTGAAGTTTATACTGTTCAACGTAGTAAAGGAGGGGCTTAA